Proteins encoded by one window of Planctomycetia bacterium:
- a CDS encoding GHMP kinase, which produces MIISRTPLRISFAGGGSDMKEFYSAHGGAVLSVAIRKYVYLSMHPFFHQDKIFLKYSESELVDSTSDIKHKIIREVFNEYGISGVDFNSSADVPAGTGLGSSSAFTVGLINLCNAYTRRAMHKFKAAEYACQIEIDKLAEPIGKQDQYAASIGGMNYLRFMPDGEVKVESLALSETVSRRLQNSLRMYYLGSSRSASAVLREQRDNIRQDSAKIASLKKITQLARDLRIAVRSGDIDAFGEIMHTGWMHKQELASGISNEKINHYYELGIKNGATGGKLLGAGGSGFLLFYVPERRQEQLRYSLRELKEYEVEFDSEGSTVIYNDQTQSRNIALAA; this is translated from the coding sequence ATGATTATCTCACGAACTCCGCTGAGAATCAGCTTCGCCGGCGGTGGGAGCGACATGAAAGAGTTTTACTCGGCACACGGGGGAGCGGTCCTCAGTGTGGCGATTCGTAAATACGTTTATTTGTCGATGCATCCGTTCTTCCACCAAGACAAGATCTTTTTGAAGTATTCGGAGAGCGAACTCGTCGATTCGACGAGTGACATCAAGCACAAAATCATTCGCGAGGTATTTAACGAATACGGGATCTCCGGCGTCGATTTTAATTCCAGTGCGGATGTGCCTGCGGGAACGGGCCTAGGGTCGTCGTCGGCATTCACCGTCGGTTTAATCAACTTATGCAACGCTTATACACGCCGCGCCATGCACAAGTTCAAAGCCGCGGAATACGCCTGCCAAATCGAAATCGACAAGCTCGCAGAGCCGATCGGTAAACAGGATCAATATGCGGCTTCCATAGGAGGCATGAATTATCTTCGATTTATGCCCGACGGTGAAGTCAAGGTCGAGTCGTTAGCATTATCGGAAACGGTATCCCGACGACTCCAAAACAGCCTACGGATGTACTACTTAGGGTCGAGTCGATCGGCGAGCGCCGTCCTTCGCGAACAGCGCGATAACATTCGGCAGGATTCGGCGAAGATCGCCTCGCTAAAGAAGATCACACAGCTTGCCAGAGACTTGAGAATCGCCGTCCGAAGCGGCGACATCGATGCCTTCGGCGAGATCATGCACACCGGCTGGATGCACAAGCAGGAACTCGCTTCCGGAATCTCCAACGAGAAGATCAATCACTATTACGAGCTTGGCATCAAGAACGGCGCGACGGGAGGCAAACTACTCGGAGCGGGCGGTAGTGGCTTTTTGCTCTTTTACGTGCCGGAACGGCGACAAGAGCAGTTGCGATATTCGCTCAGGGAACTGAAGGAATACGAGGTTGAGTTCGACAGCGAAGGCAGCACCGTGATCTATAACGATCAAACCCAATCTCGAAACATCGCACTTGCGGCATAG
- a CDS encoding HAD-IIIA family hydrolase: MKLVIIAGGKGTRLGCTTIPKPMVPIGGMAVLEHQLRLAYRYGIREVFILSGFLANTIFDHFGDGSALGMKITHVVEPAPLGTAGSVALLRHVIDDRFMVFYGDVMLDMDLARLIACDREKNALATLVVHPNDHPYDSDLLEVDENGFARQWHAKPHAENACYGNTVNAGVYILSPEVFSYISYGKSSDFGRDVIPSMIQDGRRVFAYRTPEFLKDMGTPDRLAAIDHAFVSGRISRMNLAHSRSAVFLDRDGTVVRFVDHLVRPEDLELADGAAAAIRAINRSEHLAVLVTNQPMLAKGMLSFEELAQIHTRLETLLGREHAWLDAIYFCPHHPRSGFAGEVGELKVDCECRKPKPGMLLQAAADLNIALEHSWMVGDQESDLIAGRRAGCRTIHIGANSSTPWGDASAMDLPDAVRTILEQPHTVTKKAVA, encoded by the coding sequence ATGAAACTCGTCATCATCGCCGGCGGAAAAGGAACTCGCCTCGGCTGCACCACGATACCGAAACCGATGGTTCCGATCGGCGGGATGGCGGTGCTCGAGCATCAGCTGCGATTGGCTTATCGCTATGGGATCCGCGAAGTATTCATTCTAAGCGGCTTCTTGGCGAATACGATCTTCGATCACTTCGGCGACGGTAGCGCCCTCGGAATGAAGATTACGCATGTCGTCGAGCCCGCTCCTCTCGGTACTGCAGGAAGCGTCGCCTTACTTCGACATGTCATCGACGATCGCTTTATGGTGTTCTATGGAGATGTGATGCTAGATATGGATCTGGCAAGACTCATCGCCTGTGACCGAGAAAAGAATGCCCTGGCAACGCTGGTCGTTCACCCCAACGACCATCCCTACGACAGCGATTTACTTGAGGTCGACGAAAACGGTTTCGCCCGACAGTGGCATGCCAAGCCCCATGCTGAAAATGCCTGTTACGGTAACACCGTAAACGCCGGCGTCTATATTCTTTCACCGGAAGTGTTTTCGTACATCTCGTATGGCAAGTCGAGCGATTTCGGACGCGACGTTATCCCATCCATGATCCAAGATGGCCGGCGCGTGTTTGCTTATCGGACTCCCGAATTCCTCAAAGACATGGGCACGCCTGATCGCTTGGCGGCGATCGATCATGCGTTTGTAAGCGGGCGCATTTCTCGAATGAACTTGGCCCATTCTCGCTCGGCCGTATTTCTCGACCGCGACGGAACGGTGGTCCGATTCGTAGATCATCTTGTTCGTCCCGAAGATCTGGAACTAGCAGATGGCGCCGCAGCAGCCATTCGAGCGATCAATCGTAGCGAGCATTTGGCCGTACTCGTCACCAATCAGCCGATGCTGGCTAAAGGAATGCTTAGTTTCGAGGAACTCGCGCAAATTCATACTCGGCTTGAGACCTTATTAGGTCGAGAGCACGCTTGGCTCGATGCCATTTACTTCTGTCCTCATCATCCTCGATCGGGCTTTGCAGGCGAAGTCGGCGAATTGAAAGTCGACTGCGAATGCCGGAAGCCTAAGCCCGGCATGCTGCTGCAAGCAGCCGCGGATTTGAACATCGCTCTTGAACATTCTTGGATGGTCGGCGATCAGGAAAGCGATTTGATCGCAGGACGAAGAGCGGGCTGTCGTACGATCCACATCGGAGCGAACTCATCGACACCGTGGGGAGATGCATCGGCAATGGACTTGCCGGATGCCGTTCGCACGATCCTCGAACAGCCGCACACGGTTACCAAGAAAGCAGTCGCATGA
- a CDS encoding NAD-dependent epimerase/dehydratase family protein has protein sequence MRVLITGGAGFIGCHASAALLELGHDVTVVDDLSLGSRNNVSHLLDHERFQLQVFDLLDSCALDALMASAGIECVFHLAANSDIARSHDNPDVDFDRTLRTTYNVLRSMRAHDVKQIVFASTSAIYGDSSQPLDESYGPLLPVSHYGAAKLAGEAFISSFVSNYGMQAWIARFPNVVGEKATHGAIFDFINRLRSDPHKLRVLGDGRQAKPYLYVRDLVDGLLHIWQHAHEQINVYNIGVASRTSVKQIVDTVVSEMQLTPEIQYTGGSRGWIGDVPQVTYRIDKLHSLGWRAKCSSDEAVVTAVRAILDVKS, from the coding sequence GTGAGGGTACTCATTACCGGCGGAGCCGGTTTTATCGGTTGCCATGCATCGGCAGCCTTACTTGAGCTCGGCCACGACGTTACGGTGGTCGACGACCTCTCGCTAGGGAGTCGCAATAACGTTTCGCATCTCCTAGACCATGAGCGGTTCCAGCTCCAGGTATTCGATCTACTTGATTCGTGCGCTCTCGACGCCCTGATGGCCTCGGCCGGGATCGAATGCGTATTTCACCTAGCAGCCAACTCCGATATCGCGCGTAGTCACGATAATCCGGATGTCGATTTCGATCGCACGCTACGAACTACTTACAACGTCTTGCGCTCAATGCGCGCTCATGACGTAAAACAGATCGTATTCGCCTCGACTTCCGCGATCTACGGCGACTCTTCGCAACCGTTGGACGAGAGCTATGGTCCGCTGCTGCCGGTCTCGCACTACGGCGCAGCGAAGTTGGCCGGCGAAGCGTTCATCAGCAGCTTTGTTTCCAATTACGGCATGCAGGCTTGGATCGCGCGGTTTCCGAACGTCGTCGGCGAAAAAGCCACTCACGGTGCGATCTTCGATTTTATCAATCGCCTTCGTAGCGACCCACACAAACTGCGAGTCTTAGGGGATGGCCGGCAGGCGAAGCCCTATCTTTACGTGCGCGACCTCGTCGACGGACTGCTGCATATTTGGCAGCACGCCCATGAGCAAATCAACGTTTACAACATCGGCGTCGCCTCGCGTACCAGCGTCAAGCAAATCGTCGATACGGTGGTGAGCGAGATGCAACTCACGCCTGAGATCCAATATACGGGCGGCTCTCGCGGATGGATCGGCGATGTCCCGCAAGTGACGTATCGGATCGACAAACTCCATTCGCTCGGCTGGCGGGCGAAGTGCAGCTCCGATGAAGCGGTGGTAACGGCCGTGCGAGCCATTTTAGACGTGAAGTCATGA